A part of Girardinichthys multiradiatus isolate DD_20200921_A chromosome 12, DD_fGirMul_XY1, whole genome shotgun sequence genomic DNA contains:
- the ssh1a gene encoding protein phosphatase Slingshot homolog 1 isoform X1: MALVTLQRSPTPSAASTASTATTTAGEDFGSEDERRINQSLSESFFMVKGAALFLQQGSCQQGQKAHPPHKHAGELPQHLQVMINILRSEDRIKLAVRLESAWSDRVRYMVVLYTSGRQDTEENILLGIDFTNKDCKSCSIGMVLPLWSDTKIHLDGDGGFTVNTAGRTHVFKPVSVQAMWSALQVLHKACEVSRRFNYFPGGMALTWMGYYESCIASEQSCINEWNAMKDLETTRPESPIMFVDKPSERERTGYLIKSKLRSIMTSQDLENVTCKQIRTELEQHMNCNLKEYKEFIDNEMLLILGQMDKATLIFDHVYLGSEWNASNLEELQESGVGYILNVTREIDNFFPGTFCYHNIRVYDEDATDLLAHWNDTYNFIMKAKKNDSKCLVHCKMGVSRSASTVIAYAMKEYGWSLEKAYNFVKQKRNITRPNVGFMRQLAEYEGILDASKQRHNKLWHPDADCEMAEGQQGLAQCCGGEDGGDSTAEPGMSPCCEEASSDSGAACPSQCRTVALDIDPAYNNYYFRRLSDSALDSEPSTPVRGPPLLGMEKVFIEIEDVERDALLDDEALDGREGLPLPHFGTTAEGTAAQTCSRGLEPLEELRLRLEFSTVEEEDEEEVQKEEAEMEVLMQPDDRRGSETHDVEVEGDAEGIGMDLASLNENSNNNNHLNLLQNHSDKPSFLLHRDVSVMSGSHQKEHSSTPAPELCLNTSPPSEVQSASLLCSQTSNEGSSSSMGLLSPCGPLCDCANCAASAIALLSVEEQTCHKPLQLVKTEDSLNLFQMKTELQNSPCESASDVLPELMSADFEEETPAVVCCPGQQQESLLQLRRPGLVRRQAEKLERLTGLSLEECQRSKRCSSHSEENEDFSSFTRDFAKTSTPCQVRLEPLVVPLTNEALLGVVGSGLLTPTSSPHGSTLTRSSSSDSLHSIRGKPGLVRQRAQEIETRMRLAGLTVPSRLKRSNSLAKLGSLNLSSDDLCSVCSSDAGTLLLLSLSPEPDQGLDWDSPTTLSLSRPRKDLHTPERALLGEPRS, from the exons GACTTTGGGAGTGAAGATGAACGGCGAATAAACCAGAG CTTGAGCGAGAGCTTCTTCATGGTGAAGGGCGCCGCTCTCTTTCTGCAGCAGGGAAGCTGTCAGCAGGGCCAAAAAGCACATCCTCCTCACAAACATGCAG GTGAACTACCTCAACACCTGCAGGTGATGATAAATATTCTCCGCTCAGAGGACAGAATCAAACTG GCAGTGCGTCTGGAGAGTGCATGGTCGGATCGAGTCCGGTATATGGTGGTGTTGTATACTAGTGGTCGACAGGATACAGAGGAGAACATCCTTTTGGGAATTGACTTCACCAACAAAGACTG TAAAAGCTGTTCAATTGGCATGGTGCTACCTCTTTGGAGCGATACCAAGATCCATCTGGATGGAGACGG GGGCTTCACTGTGAACACAGCAGGTCGGACTCATGTCTTCAAACCTGTGTCAGTGCAGGCTATGTG GTCGGCATTGCAGGTGCTGCACAAGGCTTGTGAGGTGTCACGCAGGTTTAACTACTTCCCTGGAGGCATGGCTCTCACCTGGATGGGGTACTATGAAAGCTGTATTGCTTCTGAGCAGAGCTGCATCAACGAGTGGAATGCCATGAAAGACTTGGAAACCACACGGCCAGAGTCACCCATCATGTTTGTCGATAA gccttcagagagggaaagGACCGGGTACCTTATTAAATCCAAACTCAGAAGCATTATGACGTCCCAGGATCTTGAGAACGTCACCTGCAAACAG atCCGAACTGAGCTGGAGCAGCACATGAACTGCAACTTGAAAGAGTACAAGGAGTTCATTGACAACGAGATGCTGCTGATCCTCGGCCAGATGGACAAAGCCACTCTCATTTTTGACCATGTCTATCTG GGATCTGAATGGAATGCATCtaatctggaggagctgcaggagtcGGG GGTGGGCTACATCCTCAACGTTACCAGGGAGATAGACAACTTCTTCCCAGGGACCTTCTGTTATCACAACATCCGCGTCTATGACGAAGATGCCACGGATCTGCTCGCTCACTGGAATGACACGTATAACTTTATCATGAAAGCAAA AAAGAACGACTCCAAGTGTCTCGTCCACTGCAAGATGGGTGTCAGTCGCTCTGCCTCCACCGTTATTGCTTATGCCATGAAGGAGTACGGCTGGTCCCTGGAGAAAGCGTATAACTTTGTGAAACAGAAGAGGAACATCACACGACCCAACGTGGGTTTCATGAGGCAGCTGGCAGAGTATGAGGGCATTTTAGACGCCAG CAAACAGCGGCACAACAAGCTGTGGCACCCAGACGCAGACTGTGAGATGGCAGAGGGTCAGCAGGGGTTGGCTCAGTGCTGTGGAGGGGAGGATGGAGGGGATTCTACTGCAGAGCCAGGGATGTCCCCCTGCTGTGAGGAGGCATCATCTGACAGCGGTGCAGCGTGCCCCTCCCAATGCAGGACTGTTGCTCTAGACATCGACCCCGCCTATAACAACTACTACTTTCGCCGGCTCTCCGACTCGGCTCTTGACAGCGAACCATCAACACCTGTGCGTGGCCCTCCTCTTCTCGGCATGGAAAAAGTCTTTATAGAAATCGAGGATGTGGAGAGAGATGCCCTGCTAGATGACGAGGCTCTTGATGGGCGGGAAGGGCTGCCGCTCCCTCATTTTGGAACCACAGCGGAGGGCACTGCCGCTCAGACTTGCAGCAGGGGGCTCGAACCCCTGGAAGAGCTGCGGTTGAGGTTGGAGTTCAGTAcagtggaggaggaggacgaggaGGAAGTGCAAAAGGAGGAGGCAGAGATGGAGGTTTTAATGCAGCCAGATGACAGAAGGGGCAGTGAAACTCATGATGTGGAAGTTGAGGGGGATGCCGAGGGGATTGGGATGGATCTTGCATCCCTTAATGAAAATTCAAATAACAACAACCATTTGAACCTTCTACAAAACCACAGC GACAAACCTTCCTTCCTCCTTCATAGAGATGTTTCAGTGATGTCTGGGTCTCATCAGAAAGAGCATTCTTCCACTCCAGCCCCTGAGCTTTGCCTTAACACCTCCCCTCCTTCCGAAGTCCAAAGTGCTTCATTGCTTTGTTCTCAAACATCTAATGAAGGCTCCTCATCTTCTATGGGACTGCTGAGCCCCTGTGGTCCTCTGTGTGACTGTGCCAACTGTGCAGCCTCTGCCATTGCTCTGCTTTCCGTAGAGGAACAGACATGTCACAAACCACTGCAGTTAGTGAAGACTGAGGACAGTCTCAATTTGTTCCAGATGAAGACTGAGCTTCAAAACAGCCCGTGTGAATCTGCCTCAGATGTTCTCCCTGAGTTGATGAGTGCAGATTTTGAGGAAGAGACACCTGCAGTGGTTTGTTGTCCTGGTCAACAGCAAGAGAGCCTTTTGCAGCTGCGTCGGCCTGGGCTGGTCCGGCGTCAGGCAGAGAAGCTTGAGAGACTTACAGGATTGTCATTAGAGGAATGCCAGAGGTCTAAGAGGTGCTCCTCTCACAGTGAGGAAAACGAGGATTTCTCCAGCTTTACGAGGGATTTTGCTAAAACTTCAACCCCTTGCCAAGTGCGGTTAGAGCCACTGGTAGTACCACTGACCAATGAAGCCTTGTTGGGGGTGGTTGGCTCAGGGCTTCTCACGCCCACTTCCTCACCTCACGGCTCCACGCTGACACGCAGCTCTAGCAGCGACAGCCTGCACAGCATCCGGGGGAAACCCGGCCTTGTACGTCAGAGGGCGCAGGAGATCGAAACCCGCATGAGGCTGGCAGGTCTAACCGTGCCCTCGAGGCTGAAGCGGTCCAACTCGCTGGCCAAGTTGGGCAGCCTCAATCTCTCCTCCGATGACCTGTGTTCGGTATGTTCTTCAGATGCAGGGACGCTGCTGCTCCTCTCGCTCTCCCCTGAGCCGGACCAAGGCCTGGATTGGGACTCCCCAACCACCTTGTCACTGTCCAGACCCCGCAAAGATCTGCATACTCCAGAGAGAGCACTTCTAGGTGAGCCCAGAAGCTGA
- the ssh1a gene encoding protein phosphatase Slingshot homolog 1 isoform X2, with protein MHLVLEPFQEAVMKMLPYFVENAVLTQNEINRILSESFFMVKGAALFLQQGSCQQGQKAHPPHKHAGELPQHLQVMINILRSEDRIKLAVRLESAWSDRVRYMVVLYTSGRQDTEENILLGIDFTNKDCKSCSIGMVLPLWSDTKIHLDGDGGFTVNTAGRTHVFKPVSVQAMWSALQVLHKACEVSRRFNYFPGGMALTWMGYYESCIASEQSCINEWNAMKDLETTRPESPIMFVDKPSERERTGYLIKSKLRSIMTSQDLENVTCKQIRTELEQHMNCNLKEYKEFIDNEMLLILGQMDKATLIFDHVYLGSEWNASNLEELQESGVGYILNVTREIDNFFPGTFCYHNIRVYDEDATDLLAHWNDTYNFIMKAKKNDSKCLVHCKMGVSRSASTVIAYAMKEYGWSLEKAYNFVKQKRNITRPNVGFMRQLAEYEGILDASKQRHNKLWHPDADCEMAEGQQGLAQCCGGEDGGDSTAEPGMSPCCEEASSDSGAACPSQCRTVALDIDPAYNNYYFRRLSDSALDSEPSTPVRGPPLLGMEKVFIEIEDVERDALLDDEALDGREGLPLPHFGTTAEGTAAQTCSRGLEPLEELRLRLEFSTVEEEDEEEVQKEEAEMEVLMQPDDRRGSETHDVEVEGDAEGIGMDLASLNENSNNNNHLNLLQNHSDKPSFLLHRDVSVMSGSHQKEHSSTPAPELCLNTSPPSEVQSASLLCSQTSNEGSSSSMGLLSPCGPLCDCANCAASAIALLSVEEQTCHKPLQLVKTEDSLNLFQMKTELQNSPCESASDVLPELMSADFEEETPAVVCCPGQQQESLLQLRRPGLVRRQAEKLERLTGLSLEECQRSKRCSSHSEENEDFSSFTRDFAKTSTPCQVRLEPLVVPLTNEALLGVVGSGLLTPTSSPHGSTLTRSSSSDSLHSIRGKPGLVRQRAQEIETRMRLAGLTVPSRLKRSNSLAKLGSLNLSSDDLCSVCSSDAGTLLLLSLSPEPDQGLDWDSPTTLSLSRPRKDLHTPERALLGEPRS; from the exons ATGCATCTAGTCCTGGAGCCCTTTCAGGAGGCTGTGATGAAGATGCTCCCTTATTTTGTGGAGAATGCCGTGCTGACCCAAAATGAGATAAACCGCAT CTTGAGCGAGAGCTTCTTCATGGTGAAGGGCGCCGCTCTCTTTCTGCAGCAGGGAAGCTGTCAGCAGGGCCAAAAAGCACATCCTCCTCACAAACATGCAG GTGAACTACCTCAACACCTGCAGGTGATGATAAATATTCTCCGCTCAGAGGACAGAATCAAACTG GCAGTGCGTCTGGAGAGTGCATGGTCGGATCGAGTCCGGTATATGGTGGTGTTGTATACTAGTGGTCGACAGGATACAGAGGAGAACATCCTTTTGGGAATTGACTTCACCAACAAAGACTG TAAAAGCTGTTCAATTGGCATGGTGCTACCTCTTTGGAGCGATACCAAGATCCATCTGGATGGAGACGG GGGCTTCACTGTGAACACAGCAGGTCGGACTCATGTCTTCAAACCTGTGTCAGTGCAGGCTATGTG GTCGGCATTGCAGGTGCTGCACAAGGCTTGTGAGGTGTCACGCAGGTTTAACTACTTCCCTGGAGGCATGGCTCTCACCTGGATGGGGTACTATGAAAGCTGTATTGCTTCTGAGCAGAGCTGCATCAACGAGTGGAATGCCATGAAAGACTTGGAAACCACACGGCCAGAGTCACCCATCATGTTTGTCGATAA gccttcagagagggaaagGACCGGGTACCTTATTAAATCCAAACTCAGAAGCATTATGACGTCCCAGGATCTTGAGAACGTCACCTGCAAACAG atCCGAACTGAGCTGGAGCAGCACATGAACTGCAACTTGAAAGAGTACAAGGAGTTCATTGACAACGAGATGCTGCTGATCCTCGGCCAGATGGACAAAGCCACTCTCATTTTTGACCATGTCTATCTG GGATCTGAATGGAATGCATCtaatctggaggagctgcaggagtcGGG GGTGGGCTACATCCTCAACGTTACCAGGGAGATAGACAACTTCTTCCCAGGGACCTTCTGTTATCACAACATCCGCGTCTATGACGAAGATGCCACGGATCTGCTCGCTCACTGGAATGACACGTATAACTTTATCATGAAAGCAAA AAAGAACGACTCCAAGTGTCTCGTCCACTGCAAGATGGGTGTCAGTCGCTCTGCCTCCACCGTTATTGCTTATGCCATGAAGGAGTACGGCTGGTCCCTGGAGAAAGCGTATAACTTTGTGAAACAGAAGAGGAACATCACACGACCCAACGTGGGTTTCATGAGGCAGCTGGCAGAGTATGAGGGCATTTTAGACGCCAG CAAACAGCGGCACAACAAGCTGTGGCACCCAGACGCAGACTGTGAGATGGCAGAGGGTCAGCAGGGGTTGGCTCAGTGCTGTGGAGGGGAGGATGGAGGGGATTCTACTGCAGAGCCAGGGATGTCCCCCTGCTGTGAGGAGGCATCATCTGACAGCGGTGCAGCGTGCCCCTCCCAATGCAGGACTGTTGCTCTAGACATCGACCCCGCCTATAACAACTACTACTTTCGCCGGCTCTCCGACTCGGCTCTTGACAGCGAACCATCAACACCTGTGCGTGGCCCTCCTCTTCTCGGCATGGAAAAAGTCTTTATAGAAATCGAGGATGTGGAGAGAGATGCCCTGCTAGATGACGAGGCTCTTGATGGGCGGGAAGGGCTGCCGCTCCCTCATTTTGGAACCACAGCGGAGGGCACTGCCGCTCAGACTTGCAGCAGGGGGCTCGAACCCCTGGAAGAGCTGCGGTTGAGGTTGGAGTTCAGTAcagtggaggaggaggacgaggaGGAAGTGCAAAAGGAGGAGGCAGAGATGGAGGTTTTAATGCAGCCAGATGACAGAAGGGGCAGTGAAACTCATGATGTGGAAGTTGAGGGGGATGCCGAGGGGATTGGGATGGATCTTGCATCCCTTAATGAAAATTCAAATAACAACAACCATTTGAACCTTCTACAAAACCACAGC GACAAACCTTCCTTCCTCCTTCATAGAGATGTTTCAGTGATGTCTGGGTCTCATCAGAAAGAGCATTCTTCCACTCCAGCCCCTGAGCTTTGCCTTAACACCTCCCCTCCTTCCGAAGTCCAAAGTGCTTCATTGCTTTGTTCTCAAACATCTAATGAAGGCTCCTCATCTTCTATGGGACTGCTGAGCCCCTGTGGTCCTCTGTGTGACTGTGCCAACTGTGCAGCCTCTGCCATTGCTCTGCTTTCCGTAGAGGAACAGACATGTCACAAACCACTGCAGTTAGTGAAGACTGAGGACAGTCTCAATTTGTTCCAGATGAAGACTGAGCTTCAAAACAGCCCGTGTGAATCTGCCTCAGATGTTCTCCCTGAGTTGATGAGTGCAGATTTTGAGGAAGAGACACCTGCAGTGGTTTGTTGTCCTGGTCAACAGCAAGAGAGCCTTTTGCAGCTGCGTCGGCCTGGGCTGGTCCGGCGTCAGGCAGAGAAGCTTGAGAGACTTACAGGATTGTCATTAGAGGAATGCCAGAGGTCTAAGAGGTGCTCCTCTCACAGTGAGGAAAACGAGGATTTCTCCAGCTTTACGAGGGATTTTGCTAAAACTTCAACCCCTTGCCAAGTGCGGTTAGAGCCACTGGTAGTACCACTGACCAATGAAGCCTTGTTGGGGGTGGTTGGCTCAGGGCTTCTCACGCCCACTTCCTCACCTCACGGCTCCACGCTGACACGCAGCTCTAGCAGCGACAGCCTGCACAGCATCCGGGGGAAACCCGGCCTTGTACGTCAGAGGGCGCAGGAGATCGAAACCCGCATGAGGCTGGCAGGTCTAACCGTGCCCTCGAGGCTGAAGCGGTCCAACTCGCTGGCCAAGTTGGGCAGCCTCAATCTCTCCTCCGATGACCTGTGTTCGGTATGTTCTTCAGATGCAGGGACGCTGCTGCTCCTCTCGCTCTCCCCTGAGCCGGACCAAGGCCTGGATTGGGACTCCCCAACCACCTTGTCACTGTCCAGACCCCGCAAAGATCTGCATACTCCAGAGAGAGCACTTCTAGGTGAGCCCAGAAGCTGA